From Streptomyces chrestomyceticus JCM 4735, one genomic window encodes:
- a CDS encoding S26 family signal peptidase → MTAAGLPLLVLGTASTAVLLRRALVSVTVRGTSMEPAYHDGDRVLALRGRTPAAGHVVVLERPGPGRLWSQPLLPPWAGAAAVSGRHWMIKRVRAAPGDVLTPQDAAAFPLLQPGRVPPGNLVLLGDNHRCSLDSQQVGYFPTARVLGIALLARPGRAVTASAAARSREDFPRCP, encoded by the coding sequence ATGACCGCCGCCGGACTCCCCCTCCTCGTGCTCGGCACGGCCTCCACGGCCGTGCTACTGCGCCGCGCACTGGTGTCGGTGACGGTACGCGGTACGAGCATGGAGCCCGCCTACCACGACGGCGACCGGGTCCTGGCGCTGCGCGGCCGCACCCCGGCCGCAGGGCACGTGGTCGTCCTGGAACGGCCCGGCCCCGGACGCCTGTGGTCGCAGCCGCTGCTGCCGCCGTGGGCAGGAGCCGCCGCGGTGTCCGGCCGGCACTGGATGATCAAACGTGTGCGCGCGGCGCCCGGTGACGTCCTCACACCCCAGGACGCAGCAGCATTCCCACTGCTGCAACCGGGCCGCGTACCTCCCGGCAACCTCGTGCTCCTCGGTGACAACCACCGTTGCAGCCTCGATTCCCAGCAGGTGGGCTACTTTCCCACCGCACGCGTGCTCGGCATAGCCCTCCTCGCCCGGCCAGGACGGGCAGTGACGGCATCGGCAGCGGCCCGAAGCCGCGAAGACTTTCCCCGATGTCCGTAG
- a CDS encoding PadR family transcriptional regulator: MKSDALRGHLDALILAVLEREPLHGYAIMEALQSSSGGALELPTGSLYPALRRLERAGHLRSEWSTVAGRKRRTYELTTAGKRALTAERAEWRDFAAAVEGVLRPGPKRA, encoded by the coding sequence ATGAAGTCGGACGCGCTGAGGGGCCATCTCGACGCCCTGATCCTGGCGGTGCTGGAGCGGGAACCCCTGCACGGGTACGCGATCATGGAAGCGCTTCAGAGCAGCAGTGGCGGCGCTCTGGAACTGCCGACGGGCTCGCTGTATCCCGCACTGCGCCGACTGGAACGCGCCGGACACCTGCGGAGCGAGTGGAGCACGGTCGCCGGGCGCAAGCGCCGGACCTACGAGTTGACGACCGCGGGCAAACGCGCGCTCACGGCCGAGCGCGCCGAGTGGCGTGACTTCGCCGCCGCTGTCGAAGGCGTCCTGCGCCCCGGACCGAAGAGAGCCTGA